DNA sequence from the Streptomyces sp. NBC_01264 genome:
CCCGGCGGCCCTGCGCGTCCAGACGGTCTACGACAAGGAGCGGGCCCGTATGAAGATCGTGATCCTCGGCGACGCCGCCACCACCGCCGATCTGCTGAACCTGGTCGATGGGGTGCTCGGCCCGGGCAACGGCATGGGGAACGACCTCGACACCCACGACGCGGCGGGGGCGCACCATGGCTGACCTCCTCGTGGAACACCACGGCGTGCCGGTCCTGGTCTGCGCCGCCGACGGCCCGCCGGTCGCCACCGAGCAGGACGCGCTCGACCAGCTCATCGGCGGCGCCTTCTACCGGACCGACATCGTCGCCGTCCCGGTGGAACGCCTGGACGCCGGCTTCTTCGACCTGCGCAGCGGGCTCGCCGGGGCCATCATGCAGAAGTTCGTGAACTATCACGTCCGCCTGGTGGTCGTGGGCGACCTCTCGCACCACCTGGAGGCCAGTACGGCCCTGCGCGATCTCGTACGGGAGTCGAACGAGGGCCGCCACATCTGGTTCCTGCCCGACCTGGACGCCCTGGCCGCCCGCCTCGCCCCGGCCGGCGAAACGGGCCCGGGCACTCCGGATTCCGCATCCGCGGAATCGTTCGGCGGATAAGCGTTATCGAAGTCCCCCTCGACGGTCTCCCAGGTATTGGGCATCATCGAGCGCCGGTACGGACAGGGACTTTTCTATGAGCACTCAGCACACGGCAGCGCTGGTCGCCGCGGCCCGCGCGGGCGACCCCCGCGCGCAGGACGACCTGGTCAGCGCCTATCTGCCGCTGGTCTACAACATCGTCGGGCGGGCCCTGAACGGGTCCGTCGACGTGGACGACGTGGTCCAGGACACGATGCTGCGGGCACTCGACGGGCTGGGCGGCCTGCGCGACGACCACAGCTTCCGGTCCTGGCTGGTCGCGATCGCCATGAACCGGGTCCGCGCCCACTGGCAGGCCCGGCGCAGCGCCCCCGGCGAAAGCGGCCTCGAAGCCGCCTGGGAGCTCGCCGATCCGGGCGCCGACTTCGTGGACCTGACCGTCCTACGGCTCCAGCTGGAGGGCCAGCGGCGCGAGACGGCCCGTGCCACGCGCTGGCTGGAGCCCGACGACCGGGCGCTGCTGTCCCTGTGGTGGCTGGAGTGCGCCGGGGAGCTGACGCGCGCGGAGATGGCGCAGGCCCTGGAGCTGTCCCCGCAGCACACCGCGGTACGGGTGCAGCGGATGAAGGCACAGCTGGAGGCGGCCCGGGTGGTGGAGCGGGCGCTGGGCGCCCAGCCGCCCTGCGAGGAGCTGCGGGCGATGGCGGGGAGCTGGGACGGCCTGCCGTCGGCCCTGTGGCGCAAGCGAATAGCCCGCCACGCCCGAGAGTGCCTGCACTGCGCCGGTCTGTGGAACGGCCTGGTCCCGGCCGAAGGGCTGCTGGCCGGGCTGGCGCTGCTGCCGGTCTCGGCGGCGCTGGTCGCGGGCGTACGGGCCGCCCTGGACTCCGGCTTCACCTCCGCGGGCCTGGCCACCACGGCTTCGGCGTACGGCGCTGGCGGTGGAACGGGCGGGGACGGGACCAGTGGCACAGGCGGTGACGCGAGCGCCGGAGGCGGCGAAGCGCAGTTCGCCGTCACCCCCGGCCCCGGCGACGGGCGTGCCTCGCTGCGCAAGTTGCGGCGCACCCGCGGCCGGCGCCGGGTGATCGGCGGGGCGGTGCTCGCCGCCTGTGTCGTGGGAGGCGGGCTGACCTACCTCGGCACCCGGCCCGGCACCGACCCCGTCGAGGCACCTCCGGCCGCGCTCGTGGCACCGGAATCGGGGACCGCGCTGTCCCCGGAGCCGGCCTCCCCCACCCCGAGCCTCTCGGTGTCCGCCTCCCCGAGCACCTCGGCGAGCCCCGGCCCGAGCCCCACGCCGACGCCGAGTCCGACGCCCACGCCCACCCCGAAGCCCAGCCCGAAGACCACCCCGCCGAAGAAGCCCGCTCCCGCCCCGCCGGGCGGCAGCACCGCCGCCCAGGTGATATCCCTGGTCAACTCCGAGCGCGCGAAGGCCGGCTGCGGGCCGCTCAAGGAGGACGCGCAGCTGCGTACGGCCGCCCAGGGACACTCCGACGACATGGCGCGGCGGGACTTCTTCTCGCACACCAACCCGGACGGCGCGGACCCGGGCAAGCGGACCACCGCCGCCGGGTACCGCTGGTCCACCTACGGGGAGAACATCGCCCTGGGCCAGCGGACCGCGGCCCAGGTGATGGATTCCTGGATGAAGAGCCAGGGCCACCGCGAGAACATCCTCAACTGCTCCTTCAAGGACATCGGCGTGGGCATCCACCAGGGCGCCGGCGGCCCGTGGTGGACGCAGAACTTCGGCGCCCGGATGTAGCACCTCCCGGCCCGGCCCCGCTGCCCCGCACCGCGCTCCACCGCGTCCACCACCCCCGCCCACCCGATCTCCCCGCAATGATTCAAAATGGGGGCAAGATAGGAGCTGGAAGCAAACCGGCAGATCACGGCGGAGGTGGGGCGCATCAGCAGGCAGAAGCTCCGTCCGCACCAGCGCGAGGCCGTCGACGCCGCCGTGCGGGCGCTGGAACTGCCCGCCGGGCGCAGGGTCCCACGGACCGGGCTCCGTACGCAGGTCATCATGGCGACGGGCTCCGGCAAGTCGCTGGTCGCCGTGCACACGGCCGAGGAACTGCGGGCCGGCCGGGTGCTGGTGCTGGTGCCCTCGCTGGACCTCCTCGTGCAGACCGCGGCGGCCTGGCGCGAGGGCGGCCGCACCGGCCGCGCCTTCGCCGTGTGCTCGCTGCGCGCCGAGGACGCGGGGGTGCCCACCACCACCGACCCGGCCGAACTGGCCGGCTGGGCGGGCCCGCCCGTCGTCCGGGTCACGGTGTACGCCACCTACGCCTCGCTCGGCCTGGGCACCATCGAGCGCGCGCACCGCGAGGGGCTGCCCGGCTGGGACCTGGTCGTGGTCGACGAGGCGCACCGGACCTCGGGACGCATCGGCAAGCCCTGGGCGGTGGTGCACGACAACGTCCGGATCCCCTCGGTCCGCCGGCTGTACATGACGGCCACGCCCCGGGTCTGGCAGGACGGCGAGGATCCCGGGTCCGCCGAGGGCGAGGAGCCCGGCGAGGGCTCCGACCGGCCGGAGGCGGTGCGCGGCCGGGGCGACCTGGTGGCCTCCATGGAGGACGATCCGGACGGGCCGTTCGGCGCGCGCTGCTACACCCTGACCCTCTCGGAGGCCGTCGACCGGGGCATCTGCGCGCCCTATCGGGTGGTCTGCGTGGACGTCAGCGATCCGGAGTTCCAGGCGGCCGTGCTGCTCGGCCCGGACGGGCGCTCCGACGCCGTGCGCGGGGTGCGGCTCGCGGCGCTCCAGACGGCGCTGGTGACGGCGGCCGTGAAGCAGGGGTTCCGGCGCACGCTGGTCTTCCACCACCTGACCAAGGAGGCCGAGGCCTTCGCGGCCGGTCTGCCGGCGGTCGCCGACCGGCTGCGCACGGCGAGTTGGGCCCCGCGGCCGGTGTACCCCCGTACCGTCTGGGCGGACTGGCTGTGCGGGCAGCACACCGCGGCGCACCGGCGCCGGGTGCTGGGCGCCTTCGCGGACGAGCGGATCGCGGACAAGGCCTTCCTGGGCAGCGTCCGGGTGCTGGGCGAGGGGGTGGACACCAAGGAGTGCGACTCGGTCTTCTGGGCCGACGTGCGGGGTTCCATGCCCGACCTGGTGCAGGCCGTCGGCCGGGCGCTGCGCATCCGGCCCGGGGAGGGCAAGGTCGCCTCGCTCGTGGTGCCGGTGCTGCTGGGGCCGGGCGAGTCCCCCGAGACGATGCTGACCTCACGGGCGTACGGGGACCTCGCGCGGCTGCTGGAGGCGCTACGGGCCCACGACACCCGGCTCGTCGAATCCCTGGCGCAGCCCCAGGCCCCGAGCCGGCGCACGGCGCAGGGCGCGGCGGAGGCCGTGGGCGGTTCCGGTCTGCGCGGCGGCGCGCAGTCCCTGCTGAGCTTCTCCACCCCGCGCGACCCGGCGCTGCTGGCCGCCTTCGTCCGGCTGCGCGTCCTGCACCCGGAGCACGAGCACTGGCGGCGCGGGGTGGAGGCCGCCCGGATCTACGCCGGGCTCGCCGGTGACCTCAAGGTGCCGTTCGCGTTCAAGGTGCCCGCGGACGGGGGCGCGGGGGCCGACACGCCCGCGCCCGCGGACGGGGGCACGGAGGCCGAGACGCCCACGCCCGCCGCGGAGGACCGGGAAGCCGGGGCCCTGTGGCCGCCGGGGCTGGCCCGGTTCCCGCTCGGCCAGTGGATCGCGGATGCCCGGCGCACGTACCGCC
Encoded proteins:
- a CDS encoding DUF4180 domain-containing protein; translation: MADLLVEHHGVPVLVCAADGPPVATEQDALDQLIGGAFYRTDIVAVPVERLDAGFFDLRSGLAGAIMQKFVNYHVRLVVVGDLSHHLEASTALRDLVRESNEGRHIWFLPDLDALAARLAPAGETGPGTPDSASAESFGG
- a CDS encoding sigma-70 family RNA polymerase sigma factor yields the protein MSTQHTAALVAAARAGDPRAQDDLVSAYLPLVYNIVGRALNGSVDVDDVVQDTMLRALDGLGGLRDDHSFRSWLVAIAMNRVRAHWQARRSAPGESGLEAAWELADPGADFVDLTVLRLQLEGQRRETARATRWLEPDDRALLSLWWLECAGELTRAEMAQALELSPQHTAVRVQRMKAQLEAARVVERALGAQPPCEELRAMAGSWDGLPSALWRKRIARHARECLHCAGLWNGLVPAEGLLAGLALLPVSAALVAGVRAALDSGFTSAGLATTASAYGAGGGTGGDGTSGTGGDASAGGGEAQFAVTPGPGDGRASLRKLRRTRGRRRVIGGAVLAACVVGGGLTYLGTRPGTDPVEAPPAALVAPESGTALSPEPASPTPSLSVSASPSTSASPGPSPTPTPSPTPTPTPKPSPKTTPPKKPAPAPPGGSTAAQVISLVNSERAKAGCGPLKEDAQLRTAAQGHSDDMARRDFFSHTNPDGADPGKRTTAAGYRWSTYGENIALGQRTAAQVMDSWMKSQGHRENILNCSFKDIGVGIHQGAGGPWWTQNFGARM
- a CDS encoding Helicase associated domain protein is translated as MGRISRQKLRPHQREAVDAAVRALELPAGRRVPRTGLRTQVIMATGSGKSLVAVHTAEELRAGRVLVLVPSLDLLVQTAAAWREGGRTGRAFAVCSLRAEDAGVPTTTDPAELAGWAGPPVVRVTVYATYASLGLGTIERAHREGLPGWDLVVVDEAHRTSGRIGKPWAVVHDNVRIPSVRRLYMTATPRVWQDGEDPGSAEGEEPGEGSDRPEAVRGRGDLVASMEDDPDGPFGARCYTLTLSEAVDRGICAPYRVVCVDVSDPEFQAAVLLGPDGRSDAVRGVRLAALQTALVTAAVKQGFRRTLVFHHLTKEAEAFAAGLPAVADRLRTASWAPRPVYPRTVWADWLCGQHTAAHRRRVLGAFADERIADKAFLGSVRVLGEGVDTKECDSVFWADVRGSMPDLVQAVGRALRIRPGEGKVASLVVPVLLGPGESPETMLTSRAYGDLARLLEALRAHDTRLVESLAQPQAPSRRTAQGAAEAVGGSGLRGGAQSLLSFSTPRDPALLAAFVRLRVLHPEHEHWRRGVEAARIYAGLAGDLKVPFAFKVPADGGAGADTPAPADGGTEAETPTPAAEDREAGALWPPGLARFPLGQWIADARRTYRRGALGHRRVAQLDELGMVWSHFDVAFEGGLAAASGWAAEHGHLLPPVDATWRGAPVGVWVKNQRAAARRKGPGALSEERREALEAVDASWCPSWEISWQRAFHLTRVHLDAGGRLPARPGEAVVQGEDLGVWLRGQRASWERLAWAQRWLLEHTLGVVPAEGADRPKPRVAHADAWAAHLEAARRFHERERHLRVPRTHVERVGDRDLRLGSWIANQRSRAASLTRERTAALTELGMRWSAS